Part of the Pseudobacteriovorax antillogorgiicola genome is shown below.
TATCTCTGCCTTAATTGTGGCAAGGATAGCCGTATCGTCGCTCATTCCTGCAAGAGCAAGTTTTGCTTGAGGTGCGGGAGGGTTGATGGTGAAAACTTTGCTCAGTCTATCGCCGCTAAACTCTATGAAGATGTGGACTATCGCCACGTTGTGTTGACAATTCCAGCCCAGTTCAGAACGATCTTTTATAAAAACAGATTTACAGGGTATTTGTATAGCGCATTCATAGCAATGGGTTGGGAGTTTGTGAAAAACTTCATGAGAAAGGTCGCTGGAGTAGGTCTTGAGTGTGGCAGTATAATTGTGCTTCACACAGTTGGCAGAAAAAGTGACTATAAACCGCATTTGCATATAATGCTAATGTCAGGTGGTATAAATCCTGATGGAAATTGGATTTCCCTGAAGAGCTTTGATTTTTCT
Proteins encoded:
- a CDS encoding transposase zinc-binding domain-containing protein yields the protein MANDFLRIFSEGWENFKSVVPSYDKAHYNNQVESVLRCGDPVFGFSQYLCLNCGKDSRIVAHSCKSKFCLRCGRVDGENFAQSIAAKLYEDVDYRHVVLTIPAQFRTIFYKNRFTGYLYSAFIAMGWEFVKNFMRKVAGVGLECGSIIVLHTVGRKSDYKPHLHIMLMSGGINPDGNWISLKSFDFSILNRTWKETLLSGMRAWDDLGEFESVFSEVESKYKGLPILM